CTGCTTTGCTCTTCACGGTCTTACCGCATACGTCGCAGGTGAATTCAGAGTTTTCGGTCTCCTTTTCCATCTCAGCCCTGAGTTCTTTTTCAAGTTTTGCTTCCCTGTCAGAGCCTTCTTCCTCGTCCTTTATCTCTTCTTCTTCCTTTCCCCATTTTTCTTTTGTTTCGGGCTTTTCTGAGCTGGCCATCTCTTTTTGCATCTTGTAGTCATCCCATCCCATCCATGCAAGGATAAGACCTATAAAGAAGACACAGATACCAAACATACCCAGCACGAAAAGAGCGAGTATCTTCCACATGGGAGTAAAAGTGATAGGGTTGTCCAGATATGACGACAGGACAGGAATATCAATAACATACCATGCAATACCTATTACGACCAGTACAATTCCTACTATCAGATTAACGAGTGATTTATTAGAGTTCCCCATAGTATTCACCTTACTATATTTACTTTTAAAGTTATTTAAACGTTTCGTGAAAAAAACCAGGCGCCATGGACTGATTTCAATACAGTCTTTTTCTCACAGCCTCTGCATGCGCGCTCAGCCCTTCAGCTTCTGCCAGTGAAGTAATAGTAGGTTCCAGGTGAGCCAGTCCTTGCCTGCTCAGCTTCTGGATGGTGGACTTCTTGACAAAATGGTCCACATTGAGCCCGGAATATATTCTTCCATACCCGGCAGTAGGAAGCACATGGTTGGTACCGGAAGCATAGTCACCTGCCGAAACCGGGGTATATTGCCCGAGGAAGATAGAACCCGCATTGGTAATTTCATCAAGTACCTTTGTGTCATCAGCGGTGATTATTTCAAGGTGTTCGGGAGCAAACCTGTTGGAATAATCGATGCACTCTTCAAGTGACTCAGCAACCAGTATTGCAGCATTTTCCAGCGACTGTTGTATTATCTCCTTCCTTGCTGCAGTCCTGGTCATCTCAAGCAGGCTGGTACGAACCCGTTTCGCCACATCCGCCGATGTAGTGACCAGCACAGATACGGCATTGGGGTCGTGCTCGGCCTGGGCCAGCATGTCAGCAGCAATGAATTTAGGGTCTGCCGTTTCATCGGATATGATAAGCACTTCACTGGGCCCGGCCGGGAAATCTATCTCGCAGCGGTCCCTGACCATCATCTTGGCGGCCGTGACATACACGTTCCCCGGGCCCACTATTTTATCGACAGCAGGCACGGTTTCGGTGCCGTAAGCCATGGCACCCACGGCCTGTACGCCGCCGACCTGGTAGACATGGTCGGCACCGGCAATGTGTGCCGCTGCCAGTGTAAGCGGGTTTACTCCGTCGGGTCCGGGGGGTGTGCATACGACCACCTTCCTGACTCCTGCCACCTTTGCAGGGATCACGGTCATCAACGCTGTGGACGGGTATGATGCCCTGCCGCCCGGTACGTAGGCACCCACCACGGCCAGGGGGGTGGTCTTCTGCCCCAGCATGATGCCAGGTGAGGATTCCATGAACCACTGGGATTCTCCCATCTGTGCCCTGTGGAACGCGCGGATATTCTCGGCAGCGGTCCTGAGGTGCTCTAAAAGACCTGGTTCAACAGTTTCAAGTGCAGATTCAATTGTTCCACTGTCCACTTCAATAACATCAATATCCACCCTGTCGAACTGTTTGGTATACTGCCTGAGGGCAGCATCGCCTCTGGCCTTTACATCGGCAAGTATGACGGATACTGTTGCAGAAACGTCCTGTATCCCGCCTGCCCGGTCAAGCAGGCGTTTTGATTCAATAACAGTAAGGTCGCGCAGGTTCTTGTGTATCATCACTTCTGTGCTAATGAGGTATTAGTAAATAATAGTTATCAGGCCGTCCCGAATCCTGTACATATCGGTCCAGGGTCCGGGTATCCACTACGTATGCATAACGGACACAATACCTGAATCCCGGGCGAATATATCAAATATAGATGCAACAGCAACAACAACTGCAACAGCAACAACAACTACAACTACAACTACAACTACAACTACAACTGCGAATCTGTGAAATCTGTGAAATCTGTGTCAAAAAAAACGCTGGAAATACGCCGGTTACATCACCAGCATGATATTCAATTGAACCATAGACCTTACATCAAGAATATACGAAAAT
This genomic window from ANME-2 cluster archaeon contains:
- a CDS encoding C2H2-type zinc finger protein gives rise to the protein MGNSNKSLVNLIVGIVLVVIGIAWYVIDIPVLSSYLDNPITFTPMWKILALFVLGMFGICVFFIGLILAWMGWDDYKMQKEMASSEKPETKEKWGKEEEEIKDEEEGSDREAKLEKELRAEMEKETENSEFTCDVCGKTVKSKAGLAAHKRSHK
- the hisD gene encoding histidinol dehydrogenase — its product is MIHKNLRDLTVIESKRLLDRAGGIQDVSATVSVILADVKARGDAALRQYTKQFDRVDIDVIEVDSGTIESALETVEPGLLEHLRTAAENIRAFHRAQMGESQWFMESSPGIMLGQKTTPLAVVGAYVPGGRASYPSTALMTVIPAKVAGVRKVVVCTPPGPDGVNPLTLAAAHIAGADHVYQVGGVQAVGAMAYGTETVPAVDKIVGPGNVYVTAAKMMVRDRCEIDFPAGPSEVLIISDETADPKFIAADMLAQAEHDPNAVSVLVTTSADVAKRVRTSLLEMTRTAARKEIIQQSLENAAILVAESLEECIDYSNRFAPEHLEIITADDTKVLDEITNAGSIFLGQYTPVSAGDYASGTNHVLPTAGYGRIYSGLNVDHFVKKSTIQKLSRQGLAHLEPTITSLAEAEGLSAHAEAVRKRLY